A section of the Acidobacterium capsulatum ATCC 51196 genome encodes:
- a CDS encoding MerR family transcriptional regulator encodes MAKQATTRTISPAPPIPDKLYFRIGEAARLCGVEAYVLRFWETEFPQLKPNKGGTGQRLYRRRDVELALRIKQLLHHEGYTIAGARQHLAQEAKEGRRKTPQPVLPMAAPAGKSAPQQPAQINHKLQQLRQELKDLLAVLSATPQPGAVTPAVAPRTPSGSRRERNAGPMLFE; translated from the coding sequence ATGGCAAAACAGGCGACCACGCGGACCATCTCCCCAGCCCCTCCGATTCCGGACAAGCTCTACTTCCGCATCGGCGAGGCCGCGCGGCTTTGCGGCGTGGAGGCCTACGTCCTCCGCTTCTGGGAGACTGAGTTCCCGCAGCTCAAGCCCAATAAAGGCGGCACCGGCCAGCGCCTCTACCGCCGCCGCGATGTCGAGCTCGCCTTGCGCATCAAGCAGTTGCTGCATCACGAGGGCTACACCATCGCCGGAGCGCGCCAGCACTTGGCGCAGGAAGCCAAAGAGGGTCGGCGAAAAACTCCGCAGCCCGTGCTCCCCATGGCCGCGCCCGCCGGCAAATCTGCCCCGCAGCAACCGGCCCAGATCAATCACAAGCTGCAGCAGTTGCGGCAGGAGCTCAAAGACCTGCTCGCCGTGCTGTCGGCCACGCCTCAGCCCGGCGCCGTCACGCCTGCCGTTGCCCCTCGCACGCCGTCGGGCTCACGTCGCGAGCGCAACGCGGGCCCCATGCTCTTTGAATAA
- a CDS encoding A/G-specific adenine glycosylase — translation MLQQTRVAAVMEYYQRFMGQFPTIEALASAPEESVLALWSGLGYYRRARMMHHAAHIVVAEHGGKMPATAAQLRKLPGIGDYTSAAVASISFDEPVPVIDGNVERVLLRLRGEPAVKGHPDAPGLSDLKAAAQELLDTEQPGDFNQAMMELGATVCLPRAPLCAECPVRAYCRTQGEHETGPAKKMRSVQVSYALIRQAPGPRTAILLAQRGAQESQMPGLWELPLVDPAGLAEDGILLTVRHSITNTNYYVTIYSLLPDQRDRLQVPARSTRWISARELRSIPLTGLARKVLKRLKIMPGYTGMGPQVLIEGEA, via the coding sequence ATGCTGCAGCAGACCCGTGTCGCCGCGGTGATGGAGTACTACCAGCGCTTCATGGGGCAGTTTCCCACAATTGAGGCGCTGGCCAGCGCGCCGGAAGAGAGTGTGCTGGCGTTGTGGAGCGGCCTGGGCTATTACCGCCGCGCGCGCATGATGCACCACGCGGCCCATATTGTGGTGGCCGAGCATGGTGGAAAGATGCCGGCGACGGCGGCCCAGTTGCGAAAATTGCCGGGCATAGGTGACTACACCTCGGCGGCAGTGGCGAGCATCAGCTTTGACGAGCCCGTGCCGGTGATCGATGGCAACGTGGAGCGCGTGCTGTTGCGGCTGCGCGGGGAGCCGGCGGTGAAGGGGCATCCGGATGCGCCGGGGCTCAGCGATTTGAAGGCCGCCGCGCAGGAGTTGCTGGATACCGAGCAGCCCGGCGATTTCAACCAGGCCATGATGGAGCTGGGGGCGACGGTGTGCCTGCCGCGTGCTCCGTTGTGCGCCGAGTGCCCGGTGCGCGCGTATTGCCGCACGCAGGGGGAGCATGAGACGGGTCCGGCGAAGAAGATGCGCAGCGTGCAGGTATCGTATGCGCTGATTCGCCAGGCTCCGGGGCCGCGCACGGCCATTCTGCTGGCGCAGCGCGGGGCGCAGGAGTCGCAGATGCCAGGCCTGTGGGAGCTGCCGCTGGTGGACCCGGCGGGGCTGGCCGAAGATGGAATTCTGCTGACGGTGCGGCACTCGATCACCAACACCAACTACTACGTCACGATCTACTCTCTGCTGCCCGACCAGCGAGATCGCTTGCAAGTGCCGGCCCGCTCCACGCGCTGGATCAGCGCGCGCGAGCTGCGAAGCATTCCGCTCACCGGGCTGGCGCGCAAGGTGCTCAAGCGGCTCAAGATCATGCCGGGTTACACCGGGATGGGTCCGCAGGTGTTGATTGAGGGCGAAGCCTGA
- the add gene encoding adenosine deaminase yields the protein MIKPLLSAPELITSLRKLPRAELHLHLEGTVTPETLVELSRQAGRQPLTLDAARALYRYTDFTGFLMAFKAISEQLQTPEDYEHITWRMLEDLARQGVVHAEVYVSVGVVYYWRRIEFEPLFEGMERARIRAERELGITLYWIFDAVRHFGPEEAARVFRKAAELQPAHPSISGIGIGGDERRTGPEPFRELYAEARDAGLRLTAHAGETTGPESIWGALNIGAERIGHGLSAIDDPELMEVLATRQVPVEICITSNVRTGCCPLLHDHPVRRYFDSGLMITLNSDDPALFGSDLEGEYRIAHENFEFTPEHLRELASNSIEASFLPPERKLEWLQRIEAWEHITS from the coding sequence ATCATTAAACCCCTATTATCTGCTCCTGAACTTATAACTTCCCTGCGAAAACTTCCCCGGGCCGAGCTGCACCTGCATCTGGAAGGTACCGTCACTCCCGAAACGCTCGTGGAGTTGAGCCGCCAGGCCGGCCGCCAGCCACTCACGTTAGACGCCGCGCGGGCGCTCTATCGCTACACCGACTTCACCGGCTTTTTGATGGCATTCAAAGCCATCTCCGAGCAGTTGCAGACCCCCGAGGACTATGAGCACATCACCTGGCGCATGCTTGAAGACCTCGCCCGTCAGGGCGTCGTGCATGCCGAGGTCTATGTCTCGGTCGGTGTCGTGTATTACTGGCGGCGCATCGAGTTTGAGCCTCTTTTCGAGGGTATGGAACGCGCCCGCATCCGTGCCGAACGCGAACTCGGCATCACGCTCTACTGGATCTTCGACGCCGTGCGCCACTTCGGCCCTGAAGAAGCTGCGCGCGTCTTTCGCAAGGCCGCCGAACTGCAGCCCGCGCATCCCTCCATCAGCGGCATCGGCATCGGCGGCGACGAACGCCGCACCGGCCCCGAGCCTTTTCGCGAGCTTTATGCCGAGGCCCGCGATGCAGGACTGCGCCTCACTGCGCACGCCGGCGAAACCACCGGCCCTGAAAGCATCTGGGGCGCGCTCAACATCGGCGCCGAACGCATCGGTCATGGCCTCTCGGCCATCGACGACCCGGAACTGATGGAAGTGCTCGCCACCCGCCAGGTTCCCGTCGAGATCTGCATCACCAGCAACGTGCGCACCGGCTGCTGCCCGCTGCTCCACGATCATCCCGTGCGCCGCTACTTTGACTCGGGCCTCATGATCACGCTCAACTCCGACGACCCCGCACTCTTCGGCAGCGATCTTGAAGGCGAATACCGCATCGCGCACGAGAACTTCGAGTTCACGCCCGAGCATCTGCGCGAGCTGGCATCGAACTCTATCGAAGCCAGCTTTCTGCCGCCCGAACGCAAACTCGAATGGCTCCAGCGCATCGAAGCATGGGAGCACATAACCAGTTAG
- the acnA gene encoding aconitate hydratase AcnA, whose amino-acid sequence MSNPGNKNGNHADSFGSRSELKTAHKSYEIFRLKALEQRGINLARLPFSLRILLENLLRHEDGKSVTAEDIEFLAKWDAKAEPSREIAYMPARVLMQDFTGVPAIVDLAAMRDAMKVLGGDPHKINPLQPAELVIDHSVQVDEFGTSNSYSINSLLEFQRNRERYAFLKWGQSAFDNFSAVPPGMGICHQVNLEYLARVVFTAENGGAARAYPDTLVGTDSHTTMINGLGVLGWGVGGIEAEAAMLGQPVSMLVPQVVGFKLTGKLREGATATDLVLTVTEMLRKLGVVGKFVEFYGAGVSELALADRATIANMAPEYGATCGIFPVDAETLRYLRLTGRSDEQIALVEAYYKEQGLFHTADAPEAEYSQTISLDLATVEPSVAGPKRPQDRVLLKNAGPSFAEQLPALRGPVAANGSGNRQVLRWEGEGGHDQDASEAAHSDKPFTSVKERFGVDVEKYLDHGSIVIAAITSCTNTSNPSVMMAAGLLAKKAVEKGLSVPPWVKTSLAPGSRVVSDYYEKAGLLPYLNKLRFNVVGYGCTTCIGNSGPLPTDVSKSIEDHGLVAVSVLSGNRNFEGRINSDVRANYLMSPPLVVAYALAGRIDHNFDAEPVGKGKDGQPVYLKDIWPTQKEVADAIAASIDSGIFRKEYATVADGDQNWQQLNFPGGDVYQWEPDSTYIRKAPYFDGMKATPEAVKDVAGARVLAVLGDSVTTDHISPAGSIKANSPAGKYLVEHGVKPVDFNSYGSRRGNHEVMVRGTFANVRLRNKLAPGTEGGVTRLLPEGEQMSIYDASVKYAERKTPLVILAGKEYGSGSSRDWAAKGPRLLGVRVVIAESFERIHRSNLVGMGILPLQFEAGQNVESLGLTGEETYDIVGLVDRLESKFANGRTVTVKATAADGKTKTFEAKVRIDTPQEILYYQHGGILQYVLRGLAEN is encoded by the coding sequence ATGTCGAATCCTGGGAACAAGAATGGGAATCACGCGGACAGCTTCGGCAGCCGCTCAGAGCTGAAAACCGCTCACAAGTCTTACGAAATCTTTCGCCTGAAGGCGCTGGAGCAGCGCGGGATCAACCTGGCGCGGCTGCCCTTCAGTCTGCGCATTCTGCTGGAGAACCTGCTGCGCCATGAGGACGGCAAGAGCGTCACGGCGGAGGACATTGAGTTTCTGGCCAAGTGGGACGCGAAGGCCGAGCCCTCGCGCGAGATTGCCTACATGCCGGCCCGCGTGCTGATGCAGGATTTCACGGGCGTGCCCGCGATTGTGGACCTGGCCGCGATGCGCGATGCGATGAAGGTGCTGGGCGGCGATCCGCACAAGATCAATCCGCTGCAGCCGGCCGAGCTGGTGATTGACCACTCGGTGCAGGTGGATGAATTTGGCACGAGCAACTCGTACTCGATCAATTCGCTGCTGGAGTTTCAGCGCAACCGCGAGCGCTATGCCTTTTTGAAGTGGGGGCAGTCGGCGTTCGATAATTTTTCGGCTGTGCCTCCGGGCATGGGCATCTGCCACCAGGTGAACCTGGAGTATCTGGCCCGCGTGGTGTTCACGGCGGAGAATGGCGGGGCGGCGCGCGCGTATCCTGACACGCTGGTGGGCACGGACTCGCACACCACGATGATTAACGGCCTGGGCGTGCTGGGCTGGGGCGTGGGCGGCATTGAGGCCGAGGCAGCGATGCTGGGCCAGCCGGTTTCGATGCTGGTGCCGCAGGTGGTGGGCTTCAAGCTGACGGGCAAGCTGCGCGAGGGCGCTACGGCCACCGACCTGGTGCTGACGGTGACCGAGATGCTGCGCAAGCTCGGCGTGGTGGGCAAGTTTGTGGAGTTCTACGGCGCGGGCGTGAGCGAGCTGGCGCTGGCCGATCGCGCGACGATCGCCAACATGGCTCCGGAGTATGGCGCGACGTGCGGCATCTTCCCGGTGGATGCGGAGACGCTGCGCTACCTGCGGCTGACGGGCCGCAGCGATGAGCAGATTGCGCTGGTGGAGGCGTACTACAAGGAACAGGGACTCTTTCACACGGCCGATGCGCCGGAGGCGGAGTATTCGCAGACGATCTCGCTCGATCTGGCGACGGTGGAGCCGAGCGTGGCGGGGCCGAAGCGTCCGCAGGATCGCGTGCTGCTGAAGAATGCGGGGCCGAGCTTTGCCGAGCAACTGCCGGCGCTGCGCGGGCCGGTGGCCGCGAATGGCAGCGGCAATCGCCAGGTGCTGCGCTGGGAAGGCGAAGGCGGCCACGATCAGGATGCCTCAGAGGCCGCGCACAGCGACAAGCCCTTCACCAGTGTGAAGGAGCGCTTTGGCGTGGACGTGGAGAAGTATCTGGACCACGGCTCGATTGTGATTGCAGCCATCACGAGCTGCACGAACACGTCGAACCCCTCAGTGATGATGGCCGCCGGCCTGCTCGCGAAGAAGGCCGTGGAAAAGGGACTGAGCGTGCCGCCGTGGGTGAAGACTTCGCTGGCGCCGGGCTCGCGCGTGGTGTCGGACTACTACGAGAAGGCGGGTCTGCTGCCTTATCTGAACAAGCTGCGCTTCAACGTGGTGGGTTACGGCTGCACGACGTGCATCGGCAACTCGGGTCCCCTGCCGACGGATGTTTCGAAGTCGATTGAGGATCATGGGCTGGTTGCAGTGTCCGTGCTGAGCGGCAATCGCAACTTTGAGGGCCGCATCAACTCTGACGTGCGCGCCAACTACCTGATGTCGCCGCCGCTGGTGGTGGCCTATGCGCTGGCGGGCCGTATTGATCACAACTTTGACGCGGAGCCGGTGGGCAAGGGCAAGGATGGCCAGCCGGTCTATCTGAAGGACATCTGGCCGACGCAGAAGGAAGTGGCCGACGCCATTGCCGCCTCGATTGACTCCGGCATCTTCCGCAAGGAGTATGCGACGGTGGCCGATGGCGACCAGAACTGGCAGCAGCTCAACTTCCCGGGCGGCGATGTGTACCAGTGGGAGCCGGACTCGACCTACATTCGCAAGGCGCCTTACTTTGACGGCATGAAGGCCACGCCGGAGGCCGTGAAGGACGTTGCGGGTGCGCGTGTGCTGGCGGTGCTGGGCGACAGCGTGACGACGGATCATATTTCGCCAGCCGGTTCCATCAAGGCCAATTCGCCCGCGGGCAAGTACCTGGTGGAGCATGGCGTGAAGCCGGTGGACTTCAACTCCTACGGCTCGCGGCGCGGCAACCATGAGGTGATGGTGCGCGGCACATTTGCGAATGTGCGGCTGCGCAACAAGCTGGCTCCGGGCACCGAGGGCGGCGTGACGCGGCTGCTGCCCGAGGGCGAGCAGATGAGCATCTATGACGCATCGGTGAAGTATGCCGAGCGCAAGACGCCTCTGGTGATTCTTGCTGGCAAGGAATACGGCTCGGGCTCGTCGCGCGACTGGGCGGCGAAGGGACCGCGCCTGCTGGGCGTGCGTGTGGTGATTGCGGAGAGCTTTGAGCGCATTCACCGGTCAAACCTGGTGGGCATGGGCATTTTGCCGCTGCAGTTTGAAGCGGGCCAGAATGTGGAAAGCCTTGGCCTGACGGGCGAAGAGACCTATGACATTGTGGGTCTCGTGGACCGGCTGGAGTCGAAGTTTGCCAACGGACGCACGGTGACTGTGAAGGCCACCGCCGCCGATGGCAAGACGAAGACGTTTGAGGCCAAGGTGCGCATCGACACTCCGCAGGAAATTTTGTATTACCAGCACGGCGGCATTCTGCAGTATGTGCTGCGCGGTCTGGCGGAGAATTAG
- a CDS encoding CADD family putative folate metabolism protein, with the protein MSPSQTAVETSTSASFIAQVDARVAARHLLQHPFYQAWSRGELTMDALKDYAAQYYQHVAAFPTYLSAVHAQTEDQAVRRHLLLNLMDEEAGSPNHPELWLEFAESLGLDAAQVRQQPAWPSTRALIDGFRNCCSAQGTAAGVAALYAYESQIPAVSEKKIEGLRDFYGFHNEEGYRYFTVHIEADKEHSATERALLAELAEPANEAACLGAVDTVLDGLYGLLTEVCDRHGIAHAC; encoded by the coding sequence ATGTCGCCTTCCCAGACTGCTGTCGAGACTTCCACTTCCGCTTCTTTCATCGCTCAGGTCGATGCCCGCGTCGCCGCCCGGCACCTGCTTCAGCACCCCTTTTATCAGGCCTGGTCGCGTGGCGAACTCACCATGGACGCCCTCAAGGACTACGCCGCCCAGTACTACCAGCACGTCGCCGCCTTCCCCACTTATCTCTCGGCGGTGCATGCCCAGACCGAAGATCAGGCCGTCCGCCGTCACCTGCTCCTCAACCTGATGGATGAGGAAGCCGGCTCGCCCAACCATCCCGAGTTGTGGCTTGAGTTTGCCGAGAGCCTCGGCCTCGACGCCGCACAGGTGCGCCAGCAGCCCGCATGGCCCTCCACCCGCGCCCTCATCGACGGCTTCCGCAACTGCTGCTCCGCGCAGGGCACCGCCGCCGGAGTCGCCGCGCTCTACGCCTACGAGAGCCAGATTCCTGCCGTCTCTGAGAAGAAAATCGAAGGCCTGCGCGACTTCTACGGCTTTCACAACGAAGAAGGCTACCGCTACTTCACCGTGCACATCGAGGCCGACAAAGAGCACTCCGCCACCGAACGCGCGCTGCTCGCCGAGCTGGCTGAGCCTGCCAACGAGGCAGCCTGCCTGGGCGCGGTCGACACCGTGCTCGATGGACTCTACGGCCTGCTCACCGAGGTCTGCGACCGTCACGGCATCGCGCACGCCTGCTGA
- the purD gene encoding phosphoribosylamine--glycine ligase, translated as MKVLVIGAGGREHALCWALAQSPRVTEVVCAPGNGGIAQVARCVPADQRNLDEMLQVVATEGPGLVVVGPELPLSLGLVDELERRGIRAFGPTQAAAMLETSKGYAKRFMQRHQIPTAHFAVCTAEQQALDSLDLFHLPVVIKADGLAAGKGVLICESKAEAKAAITGLFSGKLLGTVETSIVVEEFLTGEEISFLVLSDGKHASPLVPAQDHKRIGEGDTGLNTGGMGVYSTDEMIDEQMREWIMHRIVQPTLDGMAAEDAPFRGMLYCGLMMTARGPMVLEYNTRFGDPETQAILMRLDSDLAEALEACAEGRLSETELRWKPGASACVVASSAGYPGSYKTGFPITGLKDAAAVPGVEIFHAGTALSNGEIVTSGGRVLGVTAIGSDLSEALRQAYEALDRIHFEGMYFRRDIGHRALKKKS; from the coding sequence ATGAAGGTTCTGGTCATTGGCGCGGGAGGCCGCGAGCACGCACTCTGCTGGGCACTGGCGCAGTCGCCGCGCGTCACCGAGGTGGTGTGCGCCCCCGGCAACGGAGGCATCGCGCAGGTGGCTCGCTGCGTTCCGGCCGATCAGCGTAATCTGGACGAGATGCTGCAGGTCGTCGCCACCGAAGGCCCCGGCCTGGTCGTCGTCGGCCCGGAGCTGCCGCTCTCGCTCGGCCTCGTCGATGAGCTGGAACGCCGCGGCATTCGCGCCTTTGGCCCCACCCAGGCCGCGGCCATGCTTGAGACCAGCAAGGGCTACGCCAAGCGCTTCATGCAGCGCCACCAGATTCCCACGGCGCATTTCGCCGTCTGCACCGCCGAGCAGCAGGCGCTCGACTCGCTCGACCTCTTTCACCTGCCCGTCGTCATCAAGGCCGATGGACTCGCCGCCGGCAAGGGCGTGCTCATCTGCGAATCCAAAGCCGAAGCCAAAGCCGCCATCACAGGACTCTTCAGCGGCAAGCTGCTCGGCACCGTCGAAACCAGCATCGTCGTCGAAGAATTTCTCACGGGCGAAGAAATCTCCTTCCTCGTGCTCTCTGACGGCAAGCACGCCAGCCCGCTCGTGCCCGCGCAGGACCACAAGCGCATCGGCGAGGGCGACACCGGCCTCAACACCGGCGGCATGGGCGTCTACTCCACTGACGAAATGATTGACGAGCAGATGCGCGAGTGGATCATGCACCGCATCGTGCAGCCAACGCTCGACGGCATGGCCGCCGAGGATGCGCCTTTCCGCGGCATGCTCTACTGCGGCCTCATGATGACCGCGCGCGGCCCCATGGTGCTCGAATACAACACCCGCTTCGGTGACCCCGAAACGCAGGCTATTCTGATGCGGCTCGACAGCGATCTGGCCGAAGCGCTCGAAGCCTGCGCCGAAGGCCGCCTCAGCGAAACCGAGCTGCGTTGGAAGCCCGGCGCATCCGCCTGCGTCGTCGCCTCCTCGGCCGGTTACCCGGGCAGCTACAAAACCGGCTTCCCCATCACCGGCCTCAAAGACGCTGCCGCCGTTCCGGGCGTTGAAATCTTCCACGCCGGCACTGCGCTCTCCAACGGCGAAATCGTCACCAGCGGCGGCCGTGTGCTCGGCGTCACCGCCATCGGCAGCGACCTCAGCGAAGCCCTGCGCCAGGCCTACGAGGCGCTCGACCGCATTCACTTCGAGGGCATGTACTTCCGCCGCGACATCGGCCACCGCGCCCTCAAGAAGAAGTCCTGA
- a CDS encoding DinB family protein encodes MPHTAVTLEDLLADFHETAARWKAFFEAHPAAANVPTDIARSTTVAELIWHIYGVAYRHSERLLGQPVTDLDAANPARNLVSAWKLYEAASENLARFLAETDDAALDRVFSFSTRTAGEISGSYRKLCLHVFVHTIRHWAQIGPLVRQHGYLPAFGQDIFFSHSIR; translated from the coding sequence ATGCCCCACACTGCCGTTACGCTCGAAGATCTGCTCGCCGATTTTCACGAGACCGCCGCGCGCTGGAAAGCTTTCTTTGAGGCTCATCCGGCCGCGGCGAACGTGCCCACTGACATTGCCCGTTCCACCACGGTGGCCGAGCTGATCTGGCACATCTACGGCGTCGCTTACCGGCATAGCGAGCGGCTGCTCGGCCAGCCAGTCACCGATCTTGACGCCGCAAACCCCGCCAGGAATCTCGTCTCGGCATGGAAGCTCTACGAGGCCGCCTCTGAAAATCTCGCGCGCTTTCTCGCAGAAACCGATGATGCCGCACTGGATCGCGTCTTCAGCTTCTCTACCCGAACCGCGGGCGAGATCAGTGGCAGTTATCGCAAACTCTGCCTCCATGTCTTCGTGCACACCATCCGCCACTGGGCACAGATCGGACCGCTGGTGCGCCAGCATGGCTACCTGCCTGCATTCGGGCAGGACATCTTCTTCAGCCACTCCATTCGCTAG
- a CDS encoding effector immunity protein Tgi2PP encodes MKQYFGWFALMAWLGLTPVAHARTLTQAQARELAVTVAWHEGIPVSDEHIEVDTMDAGAPYLKGFASFLVLRESTTPGPDTTLARYAVNRSSGNVWEMTECRRYDFAALDALRKRLTGHATASRAADAAERKTLGCDAPGKRPGKA; translated from the coding sequence ATGAAGCAGTACTTCGGGTGGTTTGCGCTCATGGCGTGGCTGGGATTGACTCCGGTGGCGCATGCACGCACATTGACGCAGGCTCAGGCGCGCGAACTGGCGGTGACTGTGGCGTGGCATGAGGGGATTCCGGTGAGCGATGAGCACATCGAAGTGGACACGATGGATGCGGGCGCGCCGTACCTGAAGGGCTTTGCGAGCTTTCTGGTGCTGCGCGAGAGCACCACGCCAGGACCGGACACGACGTTGGCCCGCTATGCGGTGAATCGCAGCAGTGGGAACGTGTGGGAGATGACGGAGTGCCGCCGGTATGATTTTGCGGCGCTGGATGCGCTGCGCAAGCGGCTAACCGGGCATGCCACGGCCAGCCGCGCGGCCGATGCCGCCGAGCGGAAGACGCTGGGTTGCGATGCGCCTGGGAAGCGGCCGGGTAAGGCGTAG
- a CDS encoding DUF2461 domain-containing protein encodes MSAVRKQTTPPSTALPYFHEEALRFLRGLKRNNRREWFEARRAIFERELKAPMLALIESVTQGMIDYAPDHMREARRVMLRFYRDTRFSADKSPYKQHIAAWWGRGGMQKTSGAGYYLHLSGTELIVAAGVYMPGKDQLLAIRRYLLDHYEEFGTLLEDRKMRRSFGLHDPLALTRAPKGFPVDHPAAEWIRWRQWGVTTALPAEAALTSQLPRTVQSHFALAAPLVGFLNRAILSAAPPGARASSTARPPLALY; translated from the coding sequence GTGTCCGCTGTTCGCAAGCAAACCACGCCGCCCTCCACCGCGCTCCCTTACTTCCATGAGGAGGCGCTGCGTTTTCTGCGCGGCCTCAAGCGCAACAACCGCCGCGAGTGGTTTGAAGCGCGCCGCGCCATCTTTGAGCGCGAGCTCAAAGCCCCCATGCTCGCCCTCATCGAGTCTGTGACGCAGGGCATGATCGACTACGCGCCAGACCACATGCGCGAGGCCCGCCGCGTCATGCTGCGCTTCTATCGCGACACGCGCTTCTCTGCCGACAAATCGCCCTACAAGCAGCACATCGCCGCCTGGTGGGGCCGTGGCGGCATGCAGAAGACCTCAGGCGCCGGCTACTACCTGCACCTGAGCGGAACCGAACTCATCGTCGCCGCCGGAGTCTACATGCCGGGCAAGGATCAACTGCTCGCCATCCGCCGCTACCTGCTCGATCACTACGAAGAGTTCGGCACACTGCTCGAAGACCGTAAGATGCGCCGCAGCTTTGGCCTGCACGATCCCCTGGCGCTCACGCGCGCGCCCAAAGGCTTTCCCGTCGATCATCCCGCCGCCGAATGGATTCGCTGGCGGCAATGGGGTGTCACCACCGCGCTGCCCGCCGAGGCCGCGCTCACCAGCCAGTTGCCCCGCACTGTACAATCGCACTTCGCGCTGGCCGCGCCGCTGGTCGGCTTTCTCAACCGCGCCATTCTCTCCGCCGCGCCGCCCGGGGCGCGCGCGTCTTCCACAGCGCGGCCACCTCTGGCCCTTTACTGA
- a CDS encoding HU family DNA-binding protein, whose product MATTMTKTALVRHMAEKLELTNKQAAAFLDLLAETAIKETKKNGVFVIPGLGRLVKAERKARIGRNPQTGEQIKIKAKTVVKFRVAKSAKDVIAPTKK is encoded by the coding sequence ATGGCAACTACGATGACCAAGACCGCTCTGGTGCGGCACATGGCCGAGAAGCTCGAACTCACCAACAAGCAGGCTGCTGCCTTCCTGGATCTGCTCGCGGAAACCGCGATCAAGGAAACCAAGAAGAACGGCGTCTTCGTGATCCCCGGCCTCGGCCGTCTGGTCAAGGCGGAGCGCAAGGCCCGCATCGGCCGCAACCCGCAGACCGGCGAACAGATCAAGATCAAGGCCAAGACCGTCGTGAAGTTCCGCGTCGCCAAGTCCGCCAAGGACGTCATCGCGCCCACCAAGAAGTAA